In one Magnetospirillum sp. WYHS-4 genomic region, the following are encoded:
- a CDS encoding glycerol-3-phosphate acyltransferase produces the protein MAAGQALGAVLGHMFPVWLKFEGGKGVATWVGVLIGMHWPAALVFALVWAGLAAWKRYSSLAALTAVVAVFIYYSVSGQAGMLFILIMTILIFGKHTANIKRLLAGEESKIGAKS, from the coding sequence ATGGCGGCCGGCCAGGCGCTGGGCGCCGTCCTCGGCCACATGTTTCCCGTGTGGCTGAAATTCGAAGGCGGCAAGGGGGTGGCGACCTGGGTCGGCGTGCTGATCGGCATGCACTGGCCCGCAGCCCTCGTGTTCGCGCTCGTCTGGGCTGGCCTCGCCGCCTGGAAGCGGTATTCTTCATTGGCCGCGCTCACCGCGGTGGTTGCTGTTTTCATTTATTATTCTGTGTCCGGCCAGGCAGGCATGCTGTTCATTTTGATCATGACGATTTTGATCTTTGGAAAGCACACCGCCAACATCAAGCGCTTGCTCGCCGGCGAGGAGAGCAAGATAGGTGCGAAATCCTGA
- a CDS encoding mannose-1-phosphate guanylyltransferase/mannose-6-phosphate isomerase: MRIHPVILSGGSGTRLWPLSRALYPKQLLPLVSQETMLQETVGRVSHPPFVAPLVICNGEHRFIVAEQLRAMGIRPAGIVLEPEGRNTAPAAAVAALMAQQDDPEAVVMLLPSDHVIRQRQRFRDAIEAAAAAAAAGHLVTFGIEPTGPETGYGYIRRGGPLAGLPGCFAVSRFVEKPDRTTAEGFLKTGEYAWNSGMFLFGARDFLEELGRFQPALLDSCRAAVAKGRRDLDFFRLDGDAFAHSPSLSIDVAVMEKTDRAAVVPADLGWNDVGSWSALWELGEQDSAGNVVHGDVFAQDVTGSYLRSEGPMLAALGVEDMVVVVTQDAVLVAPRDRAQDVRAVVAGLEEKSRGEHINHVRVHRPWGWYETVDAGPLFQVKRICVNPGAKLSLQYHDHRAEHWVVVSGTARIVHGVEEMVLEHNQSTYIPIGVRHRLENPGEEPLHIIEVQSGDYLGEDDIVRLDDVYART; this comes from the coding sequence ATGCGCATCCATCCGGTCATTCTTTCCGGCGGTTCGGGGACGCGGCTTTGGCCGTTGTCGCGGGCCCTCTATCCGAAACAGCTTCTGCCCCTGGTTTCCCAGGAAACCATGTTGCAGGAGACCGTCGGGCGCGTGTCCCATCCGCCCTTCGTCGCCCCCTTGGTGATCTGTAACGGCGAACACCGCTTCATCGTCGCCGAGCAACTGCGCGCCATGGGCATCCGGCCGGCCGGCATCGTCCTGGAGCCGGAGGGCCGCAACACCGCCCCGGCGGCGGCGGTGGCCGCCCTGATGGCACAGCAGGACGATCCGGAGGCGGTGGTCATGCTGCTGCCGTCCGATCACGTGATCCGCCAGCGCCAGCGCTTCCGCGATGCCATCGAGGCCGCGGCCGCGGCCGCGGCGGCCGGCCATCTGGTGACCTTCGGCATCGAGCCCACCGGTCCCGAGACCGGCTACGGCTATATCCGGCGGGGTGGCCCTTTGGCGGGCCTGCCGGGATGCTTCGCCGTCTCCCGCTTCGTCGAAAAGCCGGATCGGACCACGGCCGAAGGCTTCCTGAAGACCGGCGAATATGCCTGGAACAGCGGCATGTTCCTGTTCGGCGCCCGCGATTTCCTGGAGGAACTGGGCCGCTTCCAGCCCGCTCTGCTGGACTCCTGCCGGGCCGCGGTCGCCAAGGGCCGGCGCGACCTGGACTTCTTCCGGCTGGACGGCGACGCCTTCGCCCACAGCCCGTCGCTGTCCATCGACGTCGCGGTGATGGAAAAGACAGACCGGGCCGCCGTGGTCCCCGCCGACCTGGGCTGGAACGACGTGGGGTCATGGTCGGCGCTTTGGGAGCTTGGCGAGCAGGACAGCGCCGGCAACGTCGTGCACGGCGACGTCTTCGCGCAGGACGTGACGGGAAGCTATCTGCGTAGCGAAGGTCCCATGCTGGCCGCCCTGGGTGTCGAGGACATGGTCGTCGTGGTGACCCAAGACGCGGTGCTGGTGGCACCGCGCGACCGCGCCCAGGACGTGCGCGCCGTGGTCGCTGGCCTTGAGGAAAAAAGTCGCGGCGAGCATATCAACCACGTCCGGGTCCACCGGCCCTGGGGCTGGTACGAAACCGTGGATGCCGGCCCCCTGTTCCAGGTCAAGCGCATCTGCGTCAATCCGGGCGCCAAGCTGTCGTTGCAGTACCACGACCATCGCGCCGAACACTGGGTGGTGGTTTCCGGCACCGCGCGCATCGTCCACGGCGTCGAGGAGATGGTGCTGGAGCACAACCAGTCCACCTACATCCCCATCGGGGTGCGCCACCGTCTGGAAAATCCGGGCGAGGAGCCTTTGCACATCATCGAGGTGCAGTCCGGCGACTACCTGGGCGAAGACGATATCGTCCGCCTGGACGACGTCTACGCAAGGACTTGA
- a CDS encoding NCS2 family permease, with protein sequence MLDRFFRLRENGTTVRTELMAGLTTFLTMAYIAFVNPQILSQAGMDPGAVFVATCLGAAFGTLVMGLYANYPIGLAPGMGINAYFTFGVVLGMGLSWQVALGTVFVSGILFVAISLAPVREWIIDSIPMSLKISISAGIGLFLAVIGLTGAGIVVDHPVTLVALGKLSDAKVLLAIAGFIAMVSMSARGVPAAVLIAVLGVTAAGWAFGLIEYRGLVSLPPSLAPTFLKMDLAGALDLATLPVIFAFLFVKVFDTTGTLIGVAHRAGMLDKDGKLPRLRKALLADSSAATVGAVLGTSPVTSYIESASGIQAGGRTGLTAVAVGALFLLCLFFAPLAGMVPAFATAPALLFVACLMARGLAEIDWQDMTEAAPALVTALGIPLTYSISTGIGLGFITYAAVKILAGRTREAGTAVLVLAAAFVAKFVVL encoded by the coding sequence ATGCTCGACCGATTCTTCCGCCTTCGGGAAAACGGGACCACGGTCCGAACCGAACTGATGGCCGGACTGACCACCTTCCTGACCATGGCCTACATCGCGTTCGTCAACCCGCAGATCCTGTCCCAGGCGGGCATGGACCCCGGCGCGGTCTTCGTCGCCACCTGCTTGGGCGCCGCCTTCGGCACCCTGGTGATGGGCTTGTATGCCAACTACCCCATCGGACTGGCTCCCGGCATGGGGATCAACGCCTATTTCACCTTCGGCGTGGTGCTGGGCATGGGATTGTCCTGGCAGGTGGCGCTGGGGACCGTCTTCGTGTCCGGCATCCTGTTCGTCGCCATCAGCCTGGCGCCAGTCCGCGAATGGATCATCGACAGCATCCCGATGTCACTGAAAATTTCGATTTCCGCCGGCATCGGCCTGTTCCTGGCGGTGATCGGCCTGACCGGCGCCGGTATCGTGGTGGACCATCCGGTGACCCTGGTGGCGCTGGGCAAGCTGTCCGATGCCAAGGTGCTGCTGGCCATCGCCGGGTTCATCGCCATGGTGTCCATGAGCGCCCGCGGAGTTCCCGCGGCGGTACTGATCGCCGTGCTGGGCGTCACCGCGGCTGGCTGGGCCTTCGGGCTGATCGAATACCGGGGACTGGTGTCGCTGCCACCCAGCCTCGCCCCGACCTTCCTGAAGATGGACCTGGCGGGGGCCCTCGATCTGGCCACCCTGCCGGTGATCTTCGCCTTCCTGTTCGTCAAGGTCTTCGACACCACGGGGACCCTGATCGGCGTCGCCCACCGAGCGGGCATGCTGGACAAGGACGGCAAGCTGCCCCGCCTGCGCAAGGCGCTGCTGGCCGACAGCAGCGCGGCCACCGTGGGCGCCGTTCTGGGCACCTCGCCGGTGACCAGCTACATCGAAAGCGCTTCGGGCATCCAGGCGGGCGGGCGCACCGGCCTGACCGCGGTCGCGGTGGGCGCCTTGTTCCTGCTCTGCCTGTTCTTCGCCCCCTTGGCCGGCATGGTGCCCGCCTTCGCCACGGCGCCGGCCCTGCTTTTCGTCGCCTGCCTGATGGCGCGCGGCCTGGCGGAAATCGACTGGCAGGACATGACCGAGGCGGCGCCCGCCCTGGTCACCGCACTCGGCATTCCGCTGACCTATTCGATTTCCACCGGCATCGGCCTGGGCTTCATCACCTATGCGGCGGTCAAGATCCTGGCCGGCCGGACGCGCGAAGCCGGTACCGCCGTCCTGGTCCTGGCCGCCGCCTTCGTCGCCAAGTTCGTGGTGCTGTAG
- a CDS encoding MarR family transcriptional regulator, with protein sequence MKKEYLELTRLIERLHRRFLDVLRADLNRIGIKDINGVQALLLANIGEEEIVIRDLVERGYYQGSNVSYNIKKLVEMGYLQQERSPHDRRSVRISLTAKAQTVVKHVRELEERNAQALADRDLGGKEIESICAAMRRIERIWTDYIHYGSL encoded by the coding sequence GTGAAGAAGGAATACCTTGAACTGACGCGGCTGATCGAACGGCTGCATCGGCGATTCCTCGACGTGCTGCGTGCCGATCTCAATCGGATCGGCATCAAGGACATCAACGGCGTCCAGGCCCTGCTGCTGGCCAATATCGGCGAGGAGGAGATCGTCATCCGCGATCTGGTGGAACGGGGCTACTACCAGGGCTCCAACGTGTCCTACAACATCAAGAAGCTGGTCGAGATGGGCTACCTGCAACAGGAACGCAGCCCGCACGACCGCCGTTCGGTGCGCATCAGCCTGACGGCCAAGGCGCAGACCGTGGTCAAGCACGTGCGCGAGTTGGAGGAACGCAACGCCCAGGCCCTGGCCGACCGCGACCTGGGCGGCAAGGAAATCGAATCCATCTGCGCCGCCATGCGCCGCATCGAGCGCATCTGGACCGACTATATCCACTACGGCAGTCTGTAG
- a CDS encoding tetratricopeptide repeat protein: MSFILDALKKSQKERDTGNAPAPVSADPAKAATPTDDAGGRKRLLVLGGGVGAAVLILGGGAAFFLMGGEAPPPQPPQAVAQPQPSEPEKEKAPAAPAPPEPTPAPAPAPVSAPPPEPAPAPAPPPAVAKPPIAITPPWLLPGMTPPLPPMAAPVDVAKLEPKLPPQTLAALKDVKGREAEEKPKSADAKPGEVRQHLIEARRLEREGRYELAIERYDQAIFAESGNVEAYLGRGWSRIALDRLDEAIGDFSQAARLAPRNADAFFGRAWARERKGLALQAHDDYGSVLRLSPGHGDAAMGRGVLSFQMGRFGQAGEDFGTALRGKDSRLAPYAALWLYVSRERGGARGMDTLKANAARFDLAQWPGPVVEHLVGRIDSARLLELAAKGGAKGGKERECVARFYLGQAALISGRKDEAIAHFRKALETEAGGFRQFWAAKTELERLEKGK; encoded by the coding sequence ATGTCGTTCATCCTGGATGCTCTGAAGAAGTCGCAGAAGGAACGGGACACCGGCAATGCCCCGGCCCCCGTGTCGGCCGACCCCGCCAAGGCGGCGACTCCCACCGACGACGCGGGAGGGCGCAAGCGTCTGCTCGTTCTGGGTGGCGGGGTTGGGGCCGCGGTCCTGATTCTGGGCGGGGGGGCCGCTTTCTTCCTCATGGGCGGGGAAGCGCCGCCGCCACAGCCGCCGCAGGCGGTTGCCCAGCCCCAACCGTCCGAACCGGAAAAGGAGAAGGCCCCTGCGGCGCCGGCTCCGCCCGAGCCGACACCCGCCCCGGCCCCGGCCCCTGTTTCCGCTCCGCCGCCCGAACCGGCGCCCGCACCCGCGCCACCGCCGGCCGTGGCAAAGCCTCCCATTGCCATCACCCCGCCCTGGCTGCTTCCAGGGATGACACCACCCTTACCTCCGATGGCCGCTCCGGTCGACGTCGCCAAGTTGGAACCCAAGTTGCCGCCGCAGACCCTCGCCGCCCTCAAGGACGTCAAGGGACGGGAGGCGGAGGAAAAGCCCAAGTCCGCCGACGCCAAGCCCGGCGAAGTCCGCCAGCACCTCATCGAGGCTCGGCGCCTGGAGCGGGAAGGACGCTACGAACTGGCCATCGAACGATACGACCAGGCCATCTTCGCCGAATCCGGCAATGTCGAGGCCTACCTGGGGCGGGGGTGGAGTCGTATCGCCCTGGATCGCCTTGATGAGGCTATCGGCGATTTTTCTCAGGCGGCCCGCTTGGCGCCACGCAATGCCGATGCCTTCTTCGGCCGCGCCTGGGCCCGCGAACGTAAGGGGCTGGCCTTGCAGGCGCACGACGATTACGGCTCGGTGCTCCGGCTGTCGCCCGGGCATGGCGATGCCGCCATGGGGCGGGGAGTGCTATCCTTTCAGATGGGCCGCTTCGGCCAGGCTGGCGAGGACTTTGGCACCGCATTGCGCGGCAAGGACTCCCGCCTAGCTCCCTATGCCGCGCTATGGCTATACGTCAGCCGCGAACGCGGTGGGGCGAGAGGCATGGATACCCTGAAGGCCAATGCCGCGCGTTTCGATTTGGCGCAATGGCCGGGCCCGGTGGTCGAACACCTGGTGGGGCGCATCGATTCGGCAAGGCTTCTGGAATTGGCCGCCAAGGGGGGAGCGAAGGGCGGAAAGGAACGGGAATGCGTGGCCCGGTTCTATCTGGGACAGGCGGCTCTGATCTCCGGCCGCAAGGACGAGGCAATCGCCCATTTCCGCAAGGCCTTGGAGACCGAGGCCGGCGGGTTCCGTCAATTCTGGGCGGCGAAAACCGAACTTGAGAGGCTCGAAAAGGGAAAGTGA
- a CDS encoding AAA family ATPase, which produces MYLDFFGIQTKPFAIVPDERFFYLTAKHREALAHLLYGIRDGSGFVMLTGEVGTGKTMVCRCLLAEMPADIEVALCLNPKLTDLELLAVICDELRVAYPQPPNSRKELVDRINAHLLESYGQGRRVVLIIDEAQDLEPAVLEQVRLLTNLETASTKLLQIVLVGQHELLEILSRQEMRQVAQRITARYHLMPLTRDETGGYIRHRLEVAGLWPGTFKPAAVKEIFKASGGVPRLINVICDRCLLGAYAKGVKAVDAGIARAAAREVLGKDRGGRGRSRLVHWMAAAAAGVLVAGLVLADPLGLGLARGVEKIGQALTGAPSGPVR; this is translated from the coding sequence ATGTACCTGGACTTCTTCGGCATCCAGACCAAGCCTTTCGCCATCGTTCCCGACGAGCGGTTCTTCTATCTGACCGCCAAGCACCGGGAAGCCTTGGCGCATCTGCTCTACGGAATCCGCGACGGCAGCGGATTCGTCATGCTGACCGGCGAAGTGGGGACCGGCAAAACCATGGTCTGCCGCTGCCTGCTGGCCGAGATGCCGGCCGACATCGAGGTCGCCCTATGCCTCAACCCCAAGCTGACCGACCTGGAACTGCTGGCGGTCATCTGCGACGAGTTGCGCGTCGCCTATCCCCAACCGCCCAACAGCCGCAAGGAGCTTGTCGACCGCATCAACGCACACCTGCTGGAATCTTACGGCCAGGGAAGGCGCGTGGTGCTGATCATCGACGAGGCGCAAGACCTCGAACCCGCGGTGCTGGAGCAGGTCCGCCTGCTCACCAACCTGGAAACCGCCTCGACCAAGCTTTTGCAGATCGTCCTGGTCGGCCAGCACGAATTGCTGGAAATCCTGAGTCGCCAGGAGATGCGCCAGGTGGCGCAGCGGATTACCGCGCGCTACCACCTGATGCCCCTGACCCGCGACGAGACAGGGGGCTACATCCGCCACCGCCTCGAGGTCGCCGGCCTCTGGCCCGGGACCTTCAAGCCGGCTGCCGTGAAGGAGATATTCAAGGCTTCCGGCGGCGTACCGCGCTTGATCAACGTGATTTGCGACCGCTGCCTGCTTGGGGCCTACGCCAAGGGGGTCAAGGCCGTCGACGCCGGGATCGCGAGGGCGGCGGCCAGGGAGGTCCTGGGCAAGGACCGGGGCGGGCGCGGCCGCTCGCGGCTGGTGCATTGGATGGCTGCCGCTGCCGCCGGCGTCCTGGTTGCCGGGTTGGTCCTGGCCGATCCTCTGGGCCTCGGTTTGGCGCGTGGAGTCGAAAAGATCGGCCAGGCCCTGACCGGCGCGCCTTCTGGACCGGTACGGTAG
- a CDS encoding Flp family type IVb pilin, giving the protein MSKTVTRLAGEVRRLFRSVNGATSIEYALIAAGIVIAIVVAITNYVDKVGNMYNNITNAT; this is encoded by the coding sequence ATGAGTAAAACGGTGACACGACTGGCGGGCGAGGTTCGGCGGCTGTTCCGAAGCGTGAACGGGGCGACATCGATCGAATATGCCCTGATCGCCGCCGGGATCGTGATCGCGATCGTGGTCGCGATCACCAACTATGTCGACAAGGTGGGCAACATGTACAACAACATCACCAACGCCACTTGA
- a CDS encoding Crp/Fnr family transcriptional regulator, whose amino-acid sequence MQAVRPNHQAEAGVLRSLRNVGLLEVVPRDILAEIERSARWIDLAANRIVIDRNEATTDVYFIVRGRVRIVDFLDGRQEVVLADLGSGDNFGELSAIDGNRRSARVMTSEPTLLAALSAAQFNELLLRCPEMATLLLRRFAGLVRAMNGKVTALSSLTAYQRIYMELLRLAQPNPQGDGTWVIRSCPNHQDLASIVGVEREEVGSAIGELARGEIVERKHKSLIIRDYPRLQLLASM is encoded by the coding sequence ATGCAGGCGGTCAGACCAAATCACCAGGCGGAAGCTGGCGTTCTGCGTTCCTTGCGAAACGTGGGGCTGTTGGAAGTCGTGCCGCGCGACATCCTGGCCGAGATCGAACGGTCGGCACGCTGGATCGACTTGGCGGCGAACCGGATCGTGATTGATCGCAACGAAGCGACCACCGATGTCTATTTCATCGTGCGGGGGAGGGTGCGCATCGTCGACTTCCTGGACGGGCGGCAGGAGGTCGTGCTGGCCGATTTGGGAAGCGGCGACAATTTCGGCGAACTTTCCGCCATCGACGGCAACCGCCGCTCGGCTCGGGTAATGACCAGCGAACCAACCCTGCTGGCGGCGCTGTCCGCGGCCCAGTTCAACGAACTCCTGCTTCGCTGCCCTGAGATGGCCACGTTGTTGCTGCGCCGTTTCGCAGGCCTTGTCCGGGCCATGAACGGCAAGGTGACCGCTCTCAGCAGCCTGACCGCCTACCAGAGAATCTACATGGAACTCCTGCGTCTGGCCCAGCCCAACCCCCAGGGCGACGGGACCTGGGTGATCCGATCCTGTCCCAACCACCAGGACTTGGCCTCGATCGTTGGGGTCGAGCGCGAGGAAGTGGGGAGCGCCATCGGTGAGCTGGCACGTGGGGAAATCGTCGAAAGAAAGCATAAGTCACTGATTATACGAGATTATCCTCGGCTGCAGCTTCTGGCCAGTATGTGA
- a CDS encoding tetratricopeptide repeat protein, protein MAWRRVAGLGGAVLALAVLGSCVSGSGEGRGSAVSEALRAAAVEARDQKDYATAAEQYGKIFERDAADRDAAVGYLDSLRRIGAWDEARTALARGREALGDDSAFLVAAAKIQLAEGQAAQALADLDRARGKAPRNWEIYSLTGIAYDALNNSAAAQAAYKAGLEMAPGNPVILNNQALSLAQSGRIDEAIRILQGLLDTRQRGSPQIRQNLAILHGFKGNLKEFEALARGDLREDILQRNLEVFRALRAEKGTKGP, encoded by the coding sequence ATGGCATGGCGACGGGTTGCAGGATTGGGAGGGGCGGTGTTGGCCCTGGCGGTTCTGGGAAGCTGCGTTTCCGGATCGGGGGAGGGGCGGGGAAGTGCCGTCTCGGAAGCCTTGCGTGCGGCGGCGGTCGAGGCGCGGGACCAGAAGGACTACGCGACGGCGGCCGAACAGTACGGCAAGATATTCGAGCGCGACGCCGCGGATCGCGACGCCGCGGTCGGCTATCTGGACAGTCTTCGCCGAATCGGCGCCTGGGACGAGGCGCGGACGGCACTGGCCAGAGGGCGGGAGGCCCTTGGCGACGATTCGGCCTTCCTGGTCGCGGCGGCCAAGATCCAATTGGCGGAGGGACAGGCGGCCCAGGCCCTGGCCGACCTCGACAGGGCCCGGGGCAAGGCTCCGCGCAACTGGGAAATCTATTCCCTGACAGGAATCGCCTACGATGCCCTGAACAACTCCGCGGCTGCCCAGGCCGCCTACAAGGCGGGTTTGGAGATGGCCCCCGGCAATCCGGTCATTCTCAACAACCAAGCTCTTTCCCTCGCCCAGTCGGGCCGGATCGATGAGGCGATTCGCATCCTGCAGGGGCTTCTCGACACGCGCCAGCGCGGTTCGCCGCAGATTCGCCAGAATCTGGCGATCCTGCACGGGTTCAAAGGGAACCTGAAGGAGTTCGAAGCCCTGGCGCGCGGGGATTTGCGCGAGGACATTCTCCAGCGGAACCTCGAAGTCTTTCGGGCGCTCCGGGCCGAGAAGGGCACCAAGGGCCCCTGA
- the cpaB gene encoding Flp pilus assembly protein CpaB, with the protein MKVLIVGILVLALGVAAVSTYLIKSFRTPEAIEQLEKEKSVPKKSVLVATRNMTTGETVRGEDLVWQAWVDEALRPEYLVRLEGGQPDDERELMQPYIGALVRFPIASGEPVVADKLFRREDPGFLAGMLTPGMRAGTLRVSEENGAGGFVFPGDRVDVLLTHNLAAQTAGGQRQGRSEVEPASRDVLTWTTETILVNRRVLGIGQQVDGFETQAKVVPTVTLELTPREAQVLGVATSLGRLSLSLRPLADAAAAGDAEGDRSYTTDVEVSTFLSGQAAAKRDEEARRREEAAAALMKDDRPRASRPSAPAVTIFRGAAKATQEVGR; encoded by the coding sequence ATGAAGGTTCTCATCGTCGGCATCCTGGTTCTCGCCTTGGGCGTCGCCGCGGTCAGCACGTACTTGATCAAGAGCTTCCGCACCCCCGAGGCCATCGAGCAGCTCGAGAAGGAAAAGTCGGTCCCGAAGAAGTCGGTCCTGGTGGCGACTCGCAACATGACCACGGGTGAAACGGTGCGAGGCGAAGACTTGGTCTGGCAGGCCTGGGTCGACGAAGCCCTGCGGCCCGAATACCTGGTACGCCTTGAGGGCGGCCAGCCCGATGACGAAAGGGAGTTGATGCAACCCTATATCGGCGCCCTGGTCCGCTTTCCCATCGCGTCGGGCGAACCGGTGGTGGCCGATAAGCTGTTCCGCCGCGAGGACCCCGGATTCCTGGCCGGCATGTTGACTCCCGGCATGCGGGCCGGCACCTTGCGGGTCAGCGAGGAGAATGGCGCCGGCGGCTTCGTATTTCCGGGCGACCGCGTGGATGTCCTGTTGACCCACAACTTGGCGGCCCAGACAGCGGGAGGGCAACGGCAAGGCCGGAGCGAGGTCGAACCCGCGAGTCGGGACGTCCTGACTTGGACCACCGAAACCATCCTGGTAAATCGGCGGGTGTTGGGCATCGGCCAACAGGTGGACGGTTTCGAGACCCAAGCCAAGGTCGTCCCCACGGTGACCCTGGAATTGACCCCGCGCGAAGCCCAGGTGTTGGGCGTCGCGACATCCCTGGGGCGTCTGTCCCTGTCCTTGCGACCGCTTGCCGACGCGGCGGCGGCCGGGGACGCGGAAGGCGACCGGAGCTATACTACCGACGTGGAAGTCAGCACCTTCCTGAGCGGTCAGGCGGCGGCCAAGCGCGACGAAGAGGCCCGGCGCCGCGAGGAAGCAGCGGCGGCCTTGATGAAGGATGACCGGCCGCGGGCCTCCCGCCCGTCCGCTCCCGCCGTTACCATTTTCCGGGGCGCCGCCAAGGCAACCCAGGAGGTGGGGCGATGA
- a CDS encoding type II and III secretion system protein family protein: MTRPSMSIALCGLALLAAWNVATAQEVPSRHFPQSEISPPPARPGALAPTPRAMPVPGVSAAPLAARAGAGTDIPRAVPENGVLTVPFNKARIVDLPTAASNVMMINEGIADVHIDSARPTQLLILARSMGSTNLMALDRQGQVIFQTEVRVDVDTAALKSALAKVMPNEQIEVAPYQGAIFMTGSVRSPRAASQVVDLATRFLPAGTELVNMLQVKGSQQVILKVRVAEMSRAVVKDLATSSRFTRTINGRAVSLSSTTSMIAGKTAVGAGSVALRLFGFSNASFSALEQEGLVRTLAEPTLVALSGETANFLSGGETPYPSAMDENGNITYAFRTTGIKLNFTPLVMDDGRINLQVASEVSEIDTNNRVQFNANFVVNGTKTKRTETVIDLSSGGSLMISGLLRDETSSNINGVPLLKDVPGLGSLFRSSDYTNTQVELVVLVTAYLASQVNDPAAMSMPTDSYLPPSDIDLYLLGRLHREFNREGPVPFGRMPITLEGPYGYIMEASP; the protein is encoded by the coding sequence ATGACGCGCCCGTCGATGTCCATCGCCCTTTGCGGACTGGCCCTGCTGGCGGCATGGAACGTCGCCACCGCCCAGGAGGTGCCGAGTCGCCATTTTCCTCAGTCGGAGATCTCGCCCCCCCCGGCCCGGCCCGGTGCGCTAGCGCCGACACCGCGCGCCATGCCCGTTCCCGGTGTCTCCGCGGCGCCCCTTGCCGCTCGCGCGGGAGCGGGAACCGACATTCCCCGCGCCGTTCCCGAGAACGGCGTACTGACCGTTCCCTTCAACAAGGCCCGAATCGTCGATCTCCCCACCGCGGCCAGCAACGTGATGATGATCAACGAGGGCATTGCCGACGTCCATATCGACTCGGCCCGCCCCACCCAGCTTCTGATCCTGGCCCGCAGCATGGGATCGACCAACCTGATGGCCCTTGACCGCCAAGGCCAAGTGATCTTCCAGACCGAGGTCCGGGTGGACGTGGACACGGCCGCGCTCAAGAGCGCCCTGGCCAAGGTCATGCCCAACGAACAGATCGAGGTCGCCCCCTACCAGGGTGCCATCTTCATGACTGGAAGCGTCCGGTCTCCGCGCGCCGCTTCCCAGGTCGTCGACTTGGCGACCCGGTTCCTGCCGGCCGGCACGGAACTGGTCAACATGCTGCAGGTCAAGGGCAGCCAGCAGGTCATCCTCAAGGTGCGGGTGGCCGAAATGTCACGCGCCGTCGTCAAGGATCTGGCCACCAGTTCTCGCTTCACCCGAACGATCAACGGGCGGGCCGTCTCCCTGTCATCGACCACATCGATGATCGCGGGCAAGACCGCGGTCGGCGCCGGGTCGGTCGCCTTGCGTCTGTTCGGGTTCAGCAACGCCTCCTTCTCGGCGTTGGAACAGGAAGGCTTGGTGCGGACCTTGGCGGAACCTACCCTGGTCGCCCTGTCCGGCGAGACCGCCAATTTCCTGTCGGGCGGCGAGACGCCTTATCCCAGCGCCATGGACGAAAACGGCAACATCACCTACGCTTTCCGTACGACGGGTATCAAGCTGAACTTCACCCCGCTGGTGATGGACGACGGGCGGATCAATCTCCAGGTCGCCTCGGAGGTCAGCGAGATCGACACCAACAACCGCGTCCAGTTCAACGCCAATTTCGTGGTCAACGGCACCAAGACCAAGCGCACGGAGACTGTCATCGACCTGTCCAGCGGCGGCAGCCTGATGATTTCCGGCCTGCTGCGCGACGAGACATCGAGCAACATCAACGGCGTGCCGCTGCTCAAGGACGTGCCCGGCCTGGGTTCCCTGTTCCGTAGTTCGGACTACACCAACACCCAGGTCGAACTGGTAGTCCTGGTCACCGCCTACCTGGCCAGCCAGGTCAACGACCCGGCGGCCATGTCCATGCCCACCGATTCCTACCTCCCGCCTTCGGACATCGACCTCTACCTGCTGGGCCGCCTGCATCGCGAATTCAATCGGGAAGGGCCCGTCCCCTTCGGCCGCATGCCCATCACCCTGGAGGGCCCCTACGGCTACATCATGGAGGCCTCGCCATGA